In Nicotiana tabacum cultivar K326 chromosome 21, ASM71507v2, whole genome shotgun sequence, one DNA window encodes the following:
- the LOC142175379 gene encoding uncharacterized protein LOC142175379, translated as MADNYKQWNGRLPFALLGYRTPVRTSTGETPYLLVYGTEAVIPAEVEIPSLRIIQEAELSDAEWIRNLYEQLALTDGKRMNALCHGQLYQNRMERAFNKNVRSRQFTPGQLVLKRIFQHQDEAKGKFPPNWQGP; from the coding sequence atggcaGACAACTACAAGCAATGGAATGGGAGGCTACCATTTGCTTTGCTCGGGTATCGCACCCCAGTTCGTACGTCAACTGGGGAAACCCCCTATCTACTGGTCTATGGTACCGAAGCCGTTATCCCTGCCGAAGTGGagattccttccttaaggatcatacaagaggCCGAGCTCAGCGACGCGGAATGGATACGAAACCTATATGAACAGTTGGCTCTCACTGATGGTAAGAGGATGAACGCattgtgtcatggtcaactttacCAGAATAGAATGGAAAGGGCTTTCAACAAAAATGTTAGATCGAGGCAATTCACACCTGGACAATTGGTGCTGAAACGGATCTTCCAGCATCAGGATGAAGCAAAGGGGAAATTCCcacccaactggcaaggcccttaa